In the genome of Polaribacter atrinae, one region contains:
- a CDS encoding NADP-dependent oxidoreductase, which produces MKAIQFTGYGEVSKKVKTSEIVKPTISKDEVLIETYAASVNPLDIKVVEGKLKSVSNFKLPTTLGYDVSGIIIEKGENVPNFNIGDEVFSKVNRQGTFTEFVAVNQKLVSLKPKNTTFEEAASLPLVGLTAIQALKRGKLKSGESILIHAGSGGVGSFAIQYAKSIGAYVYTTTSSENVSWVKKLGADEVIDYKTVDYTAIVQDADMVLDTLGNEYTEEAFSVIKNGGKVITLVGPVDKETANRMKLNKITKLFLAFKRRKITKQIKQKSAFYSLVFMRANAKQLNEISELVESGTVKTKIDKVFPLKDTLNALLYVKKGRTKGKVVIKIK; this is translated from the coding sequence ATGAAAGCCATACAATTTACAGGTTATGGAGAGGTTTCGAAAAAAGTAAAAACTTCCGAAATTGTTAAACCAACCATTAGCAAAGATGAAGTATTAATTGAAACGTATGCTGCTAGTGTAAACCCTTTAGATATAAAAGTAGTTGAAGGAAAACTAAAAAGCGTGAGTAATTTTAAGTTACCAACAACTTTAGGTTATGATGTTAGTGGAATTATTATTGAAAAAGGCGAAAATGTTCCTAATTTCAATATTGGAGACGAGGTGTTTTCTAAAGTGAATAGACAAGGAACGTTTACTGAATTTGTCGCTGTGAATCAAAAACTAGTTAGCCTAAAACCCAAAAACACAACTTTTGAAGAAGCTGCTAGCTTACCATTAGTAGGTCTTACAGCAATTCAAGCCTTGAAACGAGGTAAACTAAAATCTGGGGAAAGTATTTTAATTCATGCTGGTTCTGGTGGTGTTGGTTCATTTGCCATTCAATATGCAAAATCAATTGGAGCTTATGTATATACTACTACAAGTTCAGAAAATGTAAGTTGGGTAAAAAAACTTGGAGCTGATGAAGTGATTGATTATAAAACTGTAGATTATACTGCTATTGTACAAGATGCAGATATGGTTTTGGATACACTTGGAAACGAATACACTGAAGAAGCTTTTAGCGTAATAAAAAATGGTGGAAAAGTAATAACCCTTGTTGGTCCTGTAGATAAAGAAACTGCCAACAGAATGAAACTCAATAAAATCACTAAACTATTCTTAGCGTTTAAAAGACGAAAAATAACAAAACAAATAAAGCAAAAATCAGCATTTTATAGTTTAGTATTCATGCGAGCCAATGCAAAACAACTCAATGAAATTTCTGAACTTGTAGAATCTGGAACAGTCAAAACCAAAATAGACAAAGTGTTTCCATTAAAAGACACACTAAACGCCTTGCTTTACGTTAAAAAAGGGCGAACTAAAGGAAAAGTTGTTATCAAAATTAAATAA
- a CDS encoding GreA/GreB family elongation factor: protein MSRGFVKEDDQEEIPMVPPRADLPEGVTNYVTQVGMDELLIEKQKLINEREHLDISNEKESRIASNYINAKLQLLKNRIATAKIVDLNNQPKNIIRFGALVTLKIENKTAPEHYQIVGVDEADISKGKIAFISPIARLLINKKVGEKAVLKLAKEDRYFKIINIKY from the coding sequence ATGAGTAGAGGATTTGTAAAAGAAGATGACCAAGAGGAAATTCCTATGGTACCACCAAGAGCCGACTTACCAGAAGGTGTAACTAATTATGTAACGCAAGTTGGTATGGATGAACTTTTAATTGAAAAACAAAAATTGATTAATGAAAGAGAGCATCTTGACATTTCAAACGAAAAGGAAAGCCGAATAGCCTCCAATTATATAAACGCTAAATTGCAATTGTTGAAAAACCGAATTGCTACAGCAAAAATAGTAGATCTAAACAATCAACCAAAAAACATAATTCGATTTGGTGCATTAGTAACTCTAAAAATTGAAAATAAAACAGCGCCTGAACACTATCAAATTGTAGGTGTAGATGAAGCTGATATTTCTAAAGGAAAAATCGCATTCATTTCACCAATTGCTAGACTTTTGATAAACAAAAAAGTGGGAGAAAAAGCAGTGTTGAAACTAGCTAAAGAAGACAGGTATTTTAAAATTATTAATATCAAATATTAA
- a CDS encoding bestrophin family protein translates to MYTKRNYSLKQILLWTRKDIFYFVILSTVPVILYTVFRWYWLHLPWLPISLIGTAVAFIIGFKNNASYDRLWEARKVWGGIVNTSRSLTIMLNDYVNNEHAKKILSDQELFEIRKTFILRHIAWMSSLRHALRTPKSWEAEPRKKTGIDYRKHLEIREQKYSLEEELKGYLSEEEKDYVLSKKNKQAACLNLQSKHLSALKTEGYVWEFAHLEIEKMFVELFTLQGKVERIKNFPYPRQFATLNKFFVWIFVILLPFGMMNEFDKIGIIIVESMEQYKPYPNSGFHYLIELMGHYFVWFTVPFSVIISWVFNTMERVGEASENPFEGEGNDVPITTMSRDIEIDIRQMIGDHENNIPKPEPEKFNTQL, encoded by the coding sequence ATGTACACAAAGCGTAATTATTCTTTAAAGCAGATTCTACTTTGGACACGGAAAGATATTTTTTATTTCGTAATACTTTCAACAGTACCTGTAATACTTTATACCGTTTTTCGTTGGTATTGGTTACATTTACCTTGGCTACCTATTAGTTTAATAGGTACTGCAGTAGCTTTCATTATTGGTTTTAAAAATAATGCTTCTTACGACCGTTTATGGGAAGCACGAAAAGTTTGGGGAGGCATTGTAAATACTTCTCGATCTTTAACTATAATGCTTAACGATTATGTAAATAATGAACATGCAAAAAAAATACTTTCAGATCAAGAATTATTCGAAATTAGAAAGACATTTATATTGCGTCACATAGCTTGGATGAGTTCGTTACGTCACGCTTTACGCACACCAAAGTCTTGGGAAGCAGAACCAAGAAAGAAAACTGGTATAGACTATAGAAAACACTTAGAAATTAGAGAGCAAAAATATTCACTTGAAGAAGAACTAAAAGGCTATTTATCTGAAGAAGAAAAGGACTATGTTTTAAGTAAAAAAAATAAGCAAGCAGCCTGTTTAAATTTACAATCAAAACATTTAAGTGCACTTAAAACTGAAGGCTATGTTTGGGAATTTGCCCATTTAGAGATTGAAAAGATGTTTGTTGAATTATTTACTCTTCAAGGTAAAGTAGAACGTATTAAAAATTTCCCTTATCCTCGTCAGTTTGCCACATTAAATAAGTTTTTTGTTTGGATTTTTGTTATTCTCCTACCATTTGGTATGATGAATGAATTTGATAAAATTGGGATAATCATCGTTGAAAGCATGGAACAATACAAACCTTATCCTAATTCAGGATTCCATTATTTAATAGAATTAATGGGGCATTATTTTGTATGGTTTACTGTGCCTTTTAGCGTCATCATATCATGGGTTTTTAATACTATGGAGCGTGTAGGTGAAGCCTCTGAAAACCCTTTTGAAGGAGAAGGCAATGATGTGCCAATTACAACAATGTCTCGAGACATAGAGATTGATATTCGTCAAATGATTGGTGATCATGAAAATAATATACCTAAACCAGAGCCTGAAAAATTTAATACTCAATTATAA
- a CDS encoding aquaporin, whose product MLEFVLTFFLMLTILGVTSKKEFSYIAGLIIRLVVTGIILFSGPISGGSFNPARSLAPAIVSGNFIALWVYITAPTLGAIVAMLIWNSFNKTE is encoded by the coding sequence ATTTTAGAATTTGTTCTGACTTTCTTTTTAATGCTTACAATTTTAGGAGTAACATCTAAAAAAGAATTTTCATATATAGCAGGTCTTATAATTAGATTAGTTGTTACTGGAATTATTTTATTTTCAGGTCCAATTTCTGGAGGCTCGTTTAATCCTGCGAGAAGTTTGGCACCTGCAATTGTATCTGGAAACTTCATTGCTCTTTGGGTTTATATTACTGCACCAACTTTAGGAGCAATAGTCGCAATGTTAATTTGGAATTCATTTAACAAAACGGAGTAA
- a CDS encoding IS110 family transposase, whose product MNKYKEIFGVDISKDVFDVYGSTSGHDQFKNDELGFKTFLKSLPKNSLVIMEATGYYHYRLAQFLYKQSIFVSVVNPLSVKRFIQMKLSKVKTDKSDAKAICEYGTINEVPLYTALTNVQSECLQLFRLLDSNIKKRTAVKNKIHGEEVLGIPSKWVYGSLKRTKKHLDKEILGIETKVLSLVKQDQQAQLTLLTSIPGIGLKTALFLIVITDGFKKFETASQLCSYVGITPTIRVSGSSVRGRSRISKVGNRKLRNLLFLCAFTACKHNKGCREIYERIVNKGKSKKLALIAVSNKLIKQSFAIAKSGLPYNETYVSVLSK is encoded by the coding sequence ATGAATAAATATAAGGAAATTTTTGGAGTTGACATCAGTAAAGACGTTTTTGATGTTTATGGAAGTACAAGTGGTCATGATCAATTTAAAAATGATGAATTAGGTTTTAAAACCTTCTTAAAAAGTTTACCTAAAAACTCACTAGTAATTATGGAAGCAACAGGTTATTACCATTATAGATTAGCTCAGTTTTTATACAAGCAAAGCATTTTTGTATCAGTTGTAAATCCTTTATCAGTCAAGCGATTTATCCAAATGAAATTATCTAAAGTAAAGACGGATAAAAGTGATGCGAAGGCTATTTGTGAATATGGAACCATTAATGAAGTTCCATTGTATACGGCTCTTACCAATGTTCAGAGTGAGTGTTTACAGTTGTTTAGATTATTAGATAGTAATATTAAAAAACGTACAGCGGTTAAGAATAAAATTCACGGAGAAGAAGTTTTAGGGATTCCTTCTAAGTGGGTTTATGGTTCATTAAAACGGACTAAAAAACATTTAGATAAAGAGATTTTAGGAATCGAAACAAAAGTATTATCGTTAGTAAAACAAGACCAGCAAGCACAGTTAACATTGCTAACAAGTATTCCAGGAATAGGATTGAAAACGGCATTATTTTTAATCGTAATTACTGATGGATTTAAGAAGTTTGAAACGGCTTCACAATTATGTAGTTATGTAGGAATTACTCCAACGATAAGAGTATCTGGGAGTAGTGTGCGAGGAAGAAGTAGAATAAGTAAGGTTGGAAATAGGAAGTTACGAAACCTCTTGTTTCTCTGTGCTTTTACAGCTTGCAAGCATAATAAAGGGTGTCGCGAGATTTACGAGCGAATTGTAAACAAGGGTAAGAGTAAGAAATTGGCATTAATAGCGGTTTCAAATAAACTGATAAAACAGAGTTTTGCTATCGCAAAATCAGGTTTACCATATAACGAAACGTACGTTTCTGTTTTATCAAAATAA